A stretch of the Bradyrhizobium arachidis genome encodes the following:
- the ccoG gene encoding cytochrome c oxidase accessory protein CcoG yields MTVIEIDHSRTRAKAALHRSEADKTVLKKAGANRVAAHRISRVVPQAVSGRLRRIKWAILLLTLSIYYVTPFLRWDRGPNAPDQAVLLDFAHGRLYAFFIEIWPQDLYIVTGLLILASVILILANALAGRVWCGFACPQTVWTDLFLLVERLIEGDRRQRLKNIEAPLSAVRLAQIGAKHTAWILISLLTGGTLIFYFTDAPDLVLALASGEASVTALTWIAVFAGTTYGLAGFAREQVCTFMCPWPRLQGAIWDPEAFTVNYRDYRGEQRMSVKKAADLRARGEAAGDCVDCGLCVNVCPIGIDIREGPNFACINCGLCVDACDSVMTKLDRPRGLIDFESWDNIERGRRGEAPVTRLMRPKTVALTAIAIGLAAGLALLLATRATGALAVLHDRDPLAITLSDGSVRNAYTVKLLNKAQVTQHFTLAIQGIDAVMSIVGKDDGTPIAVEPDGSESLRVTLTMANPKDANVVFVARDETGGTVLSASDRFVVR; encoded by the coding sequence CACGCGCGCCAAGGCGGCTCTGCACAGGAGCGAGGCCGACAAGACCGTGCTGAAGAAGGCGGGCGCGAACCGCGTCGCCGCACACCGCATCTCGCGCGTGGTGCCGCAAGCGGTGTCGGGCCGGCTGCGACGGATCAAATGGGCGATCCTGCTCCTGACGCTGTCGATCTACTACGTCACGCCGTTCCTGCGCTGGGATCGCGGACCGAATGCACCAGACCAGGCGGTCCTGCTCGATTTCGCGCATGGCCGGCTCTACGCGTTCTTCATCGAGATCTGGCCGCAGGACCTCTACATCGTCACCGGCCTGCTGATCCTCGCCTCCGTCATCCTGATCCTGGCCAACGCGCTTGCGGGGCGGGTGTGGTGCGGCTTTGCCTGCCCGCAGACGGTGTGGACCGATTTGTTTCTGCTAGTCGAGCGCCTGATCGAAGGCGATCGCCGCCAGCGGCTGAAAAACATCGAGGCGCCGCTCAGTGCCGTACGGCTGGCCCAGATTGGCGCCAAGCACACCGCCTGGATTCTGATCTCGCTTCTGACCGGCGGCACGCTGATCTTCTACTTCACGGATGCACCTGATCTCGTCCTCGCGCTCGCAAGCGGCGAGGCATCAGTGACCGCGCTGACCTGGATCGCCGTCTTCGCCGGCACGACCTATGGCCTCGCCGGCTTCGCCCGCGAGCAGGTCTGCACCTTCATGTGCCCGTGGCCGCGGCTGCAGGGCGCGATCTGGGATCCCGAGGCCTTCACCGTCAATTATCGTGATTATCGCGGCGAGCAGCGCATGTCGGTCAAGAAGGCCGCCGATCTTCGCGCGCGCGGCGAGGCGGCCGGCGACTGCGTCGATTGCGGCCTTTGCGTCAATGTCTGCCCGATCGGCATCGACATTCGCGAGGGGCCGAATTTCGCCTGCATCAATTGCGGGCTCTGCGTCGATGCCTGCGACAGCGTAATGACCAAGCTCGACCGGCCGCGCGGGCTGATCGATTTCGAGAGCTGGGACAACATCGAACGCGGGCGTCGCGGCGAGGCACCCGTTACGCGCCTGATGCGGCCGAAGACGGTGGCCCTCACGGCCATCGCGATTGGCCTCGCTGCAGGTTTGGCCCTGTTGTTGGCAACGCGTGCGACCGGCGCCCTGGCGGTGCTGCACGACCGCGATCCGCTTGCGATCACCCTGTCCGACGGCTCGGTCCGCAACGCCTATACGGTCAAGCTTCTCAACAAGGCGCAGGTGACGCAGCACTTCACTTTGGCTATTCAGGGCATAGATGCTGTCATGTCCATTGTCGGAAAAGACGATGGAACTCCCATTGCGGTCGAGCCGGACGGATCGGAATCGCTACGCGTCACCCTGACCATGGCGAATCCGAAGGACGCCAACGTCGTGTTCGTCGCCAGGGACGAAACCGGCGGAACGGTGCTGTCGGCCTCAGACAGGTTTGTGGTGCGGTAA
- a CDS encoding group III truncated hemoglobin: protein MSDRLKIDREEAAARRNLLVQDVIERTGITEVMIGELVAKFYGRVREDALLGPIFAVVQNWDEHLAKLRDFWSSVVLMSGRYHGQPMRAHLPLKLIGDHFDRWLDLFEKTAHEVCPPAAAALFIDKARRIADSFEMAAGTQTGRIVTPRHVYRS, encoded by the coding sequence ATGTCAGATCGACTGAAGATCGACCGCGAAGAAGCGGCAGCACGGCGGAACCTGCTGGTTCAGGACGTCATCGAGCGCACCGGGATCACCGAAGTCATGATCGGGGAACTCGTCGCGAAATTTTATGGGCGTGTGCGCGAGGATGCTCTCCTCGGTCCGATCTTCGCGGTCGTGCAGAATTGGGACGAGCATCTCGCCAAGCTCAGGGATTTCTGGTCGTCGGTGGTGCTGATGAGCGGCCGTTATCACGGCCAACCAATGCGCGCGCATCTGCCGCTGAAATTGATCGGCGATCATTTCGACCGCTGGCTCGATCTGTTCGAGAAGACCGCACATGAGGTGTGTCCGCCCGCGGCTGCGGCGCTCTTCATCGACAAGGCGCGCCGCATCGCCGACAGTTTTGAGATGGCCGCAGGCACTCAGACCGGCCGCATCGTGACGCCGCGCCACGTCTATAGGTCTTGA
- a CDS encoding ubiquinol-cytochrome c reductase iron-sulfur subunit, producing the protein MSHSYPSITSSPSTDNAAEPEAAHCQCTTRRSLLLAALASTACLASSGDVAAAEDQPGADERPKKGDLLVQSEGDREGSLVTLADLPVGGPPVHAWPKDPKTSVVRSGSRLNEILIIRLDPADLDEQTRSRAQDGIIAYSAICSHAGCPVTAWVKSDVGDKDVFKCMCHNSEYDPRKGAQVVFGPAPRRLAALPLALNEGALSIAGSFIGKVGGQQPG; encoded by the coding sequence ATGTCGCATTCATATCCCAGCATCACATCGTCACCATCCACCGACAATGCTGCGGAACCTGAAGCCGCACATTGCCAATGCACGACGCGGCGATCGCTTCTGCTCGCCGCGCTGGCTTCCACAGCCTGCCTCGCAAGTTCCGGAGACGTCGCCGCGGCCGAGGATCAGCCCGGTGCCGATGAGCGTCCGAAGAAGGGCGATCTGCTGGTGCAATCGGAAGGCGATCGCGAAGGCAGCCTCGTCACCCTGGCCGACCTGCCCGTCGGCGGACCGCCCGTGCATGCCTGGCCGAAGGATCCGAAGACCTCGGTGGTGCGCAGCGGCTCGCGGCTGAACGAGATCCTGATCATCCGGCTCGATCCCGCCGATCTCGACGAGCAGACGCGCTCGCGCGCACAAGACGGCATCATCGCTTATTCGGCGATCTGCTCGCATGCCGGCTGTCCCGTCACCGCCTGGGTCAAGAGCGATGTCGGCGACAAGGACGTGTTCAAGTGCATGTGCCACAACTCCGAATACGATCCTCGCAAGGGTGCTCAGGTCGTGTTCGGGCCCGCGCCGCGCAGGCTCGCAGCGCTGCCGCTCGCATTGAATGAGGGTGCGCTGTCGATCGCCGGCAGCTTCATCGGAAAGGTAGGTGGCCAGCAGCCAGGATGA
- a CDS encoding methanol/ethanol family PQQ-dependent dehydrogenase — translation MTRREWLLSGFVAFTCLVSTAAGAGPIENYSPVNAARLENPEPGNWMLYRRTYDGQGYSPLDQINNTNVQNLTPVWTFATGVVEGHEAPPIINNGVMFVATPMGQVIALNAKTGDEYWRYKRQLPDDLFQLHPTSRGVGLWDDKLYLATTDDYVVALDAKTGKVAWETKVQDYKKGQYMTLMPLIIDGKVIVGGSGGELGVRGYVAAYDAKDGKELWRTYTIPGEGEPGHDTWQGDDWKNGGGSAWMTGNYDKDTKTIYWGVGNAAPWPGDAHPGDNLYTSSVLALDPNTGKIKTHHQYHQNDSWDWDEVEAPILVDLQRDGRTIKSLIHPGRDAIFWVLERTPTKINYVAGWPFVSTDVWKGIDAESGKPIVDPAHKPVIGKRVEFCPSLWGGKDWPSAAYSEKTKLVYVPANENFCGGFTGEKVALKPGELWLGTKPEDIGLKAKPGADHFGELQAWDPATGKKVWQHNFPKSQLFGSVTATAGDLVFAGGTNDRNFRAFDAKSGKLLWEQKTNSGIMGMPVSYEVDGTQYVAIQSGWGVDAQRIQDALATNNIGIEANVPQGGVIWVFALKK, via the coding sequence ATGACCAGAAGAGAATGGTTACTGTCCGGCTTTGTCGCCTTCACGTGCCTTGTCTCGACCGCTGCCGGCGCCGGCCCGATCGAGAATTACAGCCCGGTGAACGCGGCGCGCCTCGAAAATCCCGAACCCGGCAATTGGATGCTCTATCGCCGCACCTATGACGGCCAGGGTTACAGCCCGCTCGACCAGATCAACAACACCAACGTTCAAAATCTGACGCCGGTCTGGACTTTTGCCACCGGCGTGGTCGAGGGCCATGAGGCGCCGCCGATCATCAACAACGGTGTGATGTTCGTGGCGACTCCGATGGGGCAGGTGATCGCGCTCAACGCCAAGACTGGTGACGAGTACTGGCGCTACAAGCGGCAGCTCCCCGACGATCTGTTCCAGTTGCATCCGACCAGCCGCGGCGTCGGCCTGTGGGACGACAAGCTCTATCTCGCAACCACCGACGACTATGTCGTCGCGCTCGATGCCAAGACCGGCAAGGTAGCCTGGGAGACGAAGGTCCAGGACTACAAGAAGGGCCAGTACATGACCCTGATGCCGCTCATCATCGACGGCAAGGTCATCGTCGGCGGCTCCGGCGGCGAACTCGGCGTGCGCGGCTATGTCGCCGCCTACGACGCCAAGGATGGCAAGGAGCTGTGGCGGACCTACACCATTCCCGGCGAAGGCGAACCTGGCCACGACACCTGGCAGGGCGACGACTGGAAGAACGGCGGCGGCTCCGCCTGGATGACCGGCAATTACGACAAGGACACCAAGACGATCTATTGGGGCGTCGGCAACGCTGCACCCTGGCCCGGCGATGCGCATCCCGGCGACAACCTCTACACGTCGTCCGTGCTGGCGCTCGATCCCAACACCGGCAAGATCAAGACCCATCACCAGTACCATCAGAACGATTCCTGGGACTGGGACGAGGTCGAGGCGCCAATCCTGGTCGACCTTCAGCGCGATGGCCGCACCATCAAGAGCCTGATCCATCCGGGACGCGATGCGATCTTCTGGGTGCTCGAGCGCACCCCGACCAAGATCAACTACGTTGCCGGTTGGCCCTTCGTCTCGACCGACGTCTGGAAGGGCATCGACGCCGAAAGCGGCAAGCCGATCGTCGATCCCGCGCACAAGCCGGTCATCGGCAAGCGCGTCGAGTTCTGCCCGTCGCTGTGGGGCGGCAAGGACTGGCCGTCGGCGGCCTATAGCGAGAAGACGAAGCTCGTCTATGTTCCCGCCAACGAAAACTTCTGCGGCGGCTTCACCGGCGAGAAGGTGGCGCTGAAGCCGGGTGAGCTCTGGCTCGGCACCAAGCCCGAGGATATCGGGCTCAAGGCCAAGCCGGGCGCGGATCATTTCGGCGAACTTCAGGCCTGGGATCCGGCGACGGGAAAGAAGGTGTGGCAGCACAACTTCCCGAAGTCGCAGCTCTTTGGCTCGGTGACGGCGACGGCGGGTGACCTCGTCTTCGCCGGCGGCACCAACGACCGCAACTTCCGCGCCTTCGACGCCAAGAGCGGAAAGCTGTTGTGGGAGCAGAAGACCAACTCCGGCATCATGGGCATGCCGGTGTCCTATGAGGTGGACGGCACGCAATATGTCGCGATCCAGTCCGGCTGGGGCGTTGACGCCCAACGCATCCAGGACGCACTCGCGACCAACAATATCGGCATCGAGGCCAATGTGCCCCAAGGCGGCGTCATCTGGGTCTTTGCGCTGAAGAAGTAG
- a CDS encoding molybdopterin cofactor-binding domain-containing protein translates to MNFIENPASLRGFEKHVRIEKVSRRSILKGLGITGGFVLAAPVMSRQAFAYETGAGKMPHGVVVDPRVFVAIAPDGIVTIVAHRAEMGTGVRTSLPLIVAEELEADWTKVRVQQAHGDEVKFGNQDTDGSRSTRHYLIPMRQIGASARTMLEQAAAKRWGVPATEVKAVNHEVVHSATSRKLGFGELAADAAKEPLPSIEGLKLKDPKDFRYLTKGQVSIVDLRDITTGQARYGADVRLPGMKYAVIARPPVTGGKLVSFDPAEALKVSGVEKVMEVRGWPWPSKFQPLGGVAVIARNTGAAIKGRDALKIVWDDGPNGKYESVAYRKELEEASRKPGLVVRNEGDADAALKTADKVIVGEYYIPHLAHVSMEPPVAVANVKDGKAEIWGPVQSAGGTREDVAKTLGIPEDAVTVNVTLLGGGFGRKSKCDFALEAALLSKELGAPVKVQWTREDDIHNGFLHTVSVERIEAGLDKSGKVIAWRHRSVAPSIASTFAAGTVHQAPFELGMGLVDMPFEIANISCENPEAAAHTRIGWFRSVSNIPRAFAVQSMVGEIAQATGRDQKEMLLELIGSPRIIKLASVKDLWNYGEPYDSYPIDTARLRKVVELVAEKGEWGRSLPKGRGLGIAAHRSFVSYIATIVEVAVDDKGKLTIPRVDTAIDCGTYVNPERIHSQIEGAAIMGLSLAKYGEITFKDGKVQQKNYDDFPVIRIDESPLVTNVHIVPPGADTPPSGVGEPGVPPFAPALINAIFAATGKRIRSLPIGKQLEA, encoded by the coding sequence ATGAATTTCATCGAGAACCCTGCAAGCCTTCGCGGCTTCGAGAAGCATGTCAGGATCGAGAAGGTATCACGCCGCAGCATCCTGAAGGGCCTTGGCATCACCGGCGGCTTCGTGCTGGCCGCCCCCGTGATGTCGCGCCAGGCTTTTGCCTATGAAACCGGCGCCGGCAAGATGCCGCATGGCGTCGTGGTCGACCCACGTGTGTTCGTCGCGATCGCGCCCGACGGCATCGTGACCATCGTCGCGCATCGCGCGGAGATGGGCACCGGCGTTCGCACCAGCCTGCCGCTGATCGTCGCCGAGGAGCTCGAGGCAGACTGGACCAAGGTGCGCGTCCAGCAGGCCCATGGCGACGAGGTCAAGTTCGGCAACCAGGACACCGACGGTTCGCGCAGCACGCGGCATTATCTGATCCCGATGCGGCAGATCGGCGCTTCCGCGCGCACCATGCTGGAGCAGGCCGCCGCCAAGCGCTGGGGTGTGCCCGCGACCGAGGTCAAGGCCGTCAACCACGAGGTCGTCCACAGCGCAACCTCGCGTAAGCTCGGCTTTGGCGAGCTCGCGGCCGATGCCGCCAAGGAGCCGCTGCCGAGCATCGAAGGCCTCAAGCTGAAGGACCCGAAGGACTTCCGTTACCTGACCAAGGGCCAGGTCTCGATTGTCGATCTGCGCGACATCACCACGGGCCAGGCGCGCTATGGCGCCGACGTCCGCCTCCCCGGCATGAAATACGCCGTCATCGCTCGGCCGCCGGTGACCGGCGGCAAGCTGGTTTCGTTCGATCCGGCCGAGGCGCTGAAGGTCTCGGGCGTGGAGAAGGTGATGGAGGTCCGCGGCTGGCCGTGGCCCTCGAAATTCCAGCCGCTCGGCGGTGTCGCTGTGATCGCGCGCAACACGGGTGCCGCGATCAAGGGCCGCGACGCGCTGAAGATCGTCTGGGACGACGGACCGAACGGAAAATACGAATCGGTCGCCTATCGCAAGGAGCTCGAAGAGGCCTCGCGCAAGCCCGGTCTGGTCGTGCGCAACGAAGGCGACGCTGACGCCGCCTTGAAGACCGCCGACAAGGTCATCGTCGGCGAGTACTACATCCCCCACCTCGCTCATGTCAGCATGGAGCCGCCGGTCGCGGTTGCCAACGTCAAGGACGGCAAGGCCGAGATCTGGGGGCCGGTGCAGAGCGCCGGCGGCACCCGCGAGGACGTCGCCAAGACGCTCGGCATTCCCGAGGACGCCGTCACCGTCAACGTGACGCTGCTCGGCGGCGGTTTTGGCCGCAAGTCGAAATGCGACTTCGCGCTGGAAGCCGCCCTGCTCTCGAAGGAGCTCGGCGCGCCGGTCAAGGTGCAGTGGACGCGGGAAGACGACATCCATAACGGCTTCCTGCACACCGTCTCGGTCGAACGGATCGAGGCCGGGCTCGACAAATCAGGCAAGGTGATTGCCTGGCGCCACCGCAGCGTGGCCCCCAGCATAGCCTCGACCTTTGCCGCCGGAACGGTGCACCAGGCCCCGTTCGAGCTCGGCATGGGTCTCGTCGACATGCCCTTCGAGATCGCCAATATCAGTTGCGAGAACCCGGAGGCGGCCGCGCATACCCGCATCGGCTGGTTCCGCTCGGTCTCCAACATCCCGCGCGCCTTCGCCGTGCAGTCGATGGTCGGCGAGATCGCCCAGGCGACGGGGCGCGACCAGAAGGAGATGCTGCTCGAGCTGATCGGCTCGCCCCGCATCATCAAGCTCGCATCGGTGAAGGACCTCTGGAACTACGGCGAGCCCTACGACAGCTACCCGATCGACACCGCGCGCCTGCGCAAGGTGGTCGAGCTGGTCGCGGAGAAGGGCGAATGGGGCCGCTCGTTGCCCAAGGGACGCGGGCTCGGCATCGCCGCGCATCGCAGCTTCGTCAGCTACATCGCAACCATCGTCGAGGTGGCCGTCGACGACAAGGGCAAGCTGACGATCCCGCGAGTCGATACCGCGATCGACTGCGGCACCTACGTCAACCCCGAGCGCATCCACTCCCAGATCGAGGGTGCTGCGATCATGGGGCTCAGTCTCGCCAAATATGGCGAGATCACCTTCAAGGACGGAAAAGTCCAGCAGAAGAACTATGACGACTTCCCGGTGATCCGGATCGACGAGTCGCCGCTGGTGACCAACGTCCACATCGTGCCGCCTGGCGCCGACACGCCCCCGAGCGGCGTCGGCGAACCCGGCGTGCCGCCCTTCGCGCCCGCGCTGATCAACGCGATCTTCGCGGCCACGGGAAAACGCATCCGGTCCTTGCCGATCGGCAAGCAATTGGAGGCGTAA
- a CDS encoding (2Fe-2S)-binding protein, producing the protein MIKIKINGQEQSWDGDPDLPLLWYLRDEAGLTGTKFGCGQALCGACTVIIDKEAVRACVTSVNDVAGREVTTIEGLHPNGDHPVQKAWRQLNVPQCGFCQAGQIMQAAALLMDNQKPSHDQIREAMSGNICRCGCYQRIENAVHLASTGV; encoded by the coding sequence ATGATCAAAATAAAAATCAACGGCCAGGAACAAAGCTGGGACGGCGACCCGGATCTTCCCCTCCTCTGGTATCTTCGCGATGAGGCCGGCCTGACCGGCACAAAATTCGGCTGCGGCCAGGCCCTGTGCGGCGCCTGCACCGTGATCATCGACAAGGAAGCCGTGCGCGCCTGCGTCACCTCGGTCAACGATGTCGCCGGCCGCGAGGTCACCACCATCGAAGGCCTGCACCCGAACGGCGATCATCCCGTGCAAAAAGCCTGGCGCCAGCTCAACGTGCCGCAATGCGGCTTCTGCCAGGCCGGCCAGATCATGCAGGCCGCCGCGCTGCTGATGGACAACCAGAAGCCCTCGCACGACCAGATCCGCGAGGCGATGTCCGGCAACATCTGCCGTTGCGGCTGCTACCAGCGCATCGAGAACGCCGTCCATCTCGCATCGACGGGGGTGTGA
- the gfa gene encoding S-(hydroxymethyl)glutathione synthase: MSVALHPSIDNGLKQGSGSFAGGTLACKCKDHQVKVGIKGDVAHNHACGCTKCWKPSGATFSVVAVVPRQNVSVLENGDKLAIVDPAAVIQRYACKACGTHMYGRIENKGHPFYGLDFIHPELFQEQGSQAPQFAAFVSSIIESGVKPEQMGAIRGRLKEIGLEPYDCLSPPLMDAIATHVAKSKAA; encoded by the coding sequence ATGTCTGTTGCTCTTCATCCCTCGATCGACAACGGCCTTAAACAGGGCAGCGGCAGCTTTGCCGGCGGTACCCTGGCCTGCAAATGCAAGGACCATCAGGTCAAGGTCGGCATCAAGGGCGACGTCGCCCATAACCACGCCTGCGGCTGCACCAAGTGCTGGAAGCCGTCGGGCGCGACGTTCTCCGTCGTCGCCGTGGTACCGCGCCAGAACGTCAGCGTGCTCGAGAACGGCGACAAGCTCGCGATCGTCGATCCGGCAGCGGTGATCCAACGCTACGCCTGCAAGGCCTGCGGCACCCACATGTACGGCCGCATCGAGAACAAGGGTCACCCCTTCTACGGCCTCGACTTCATCCATCCCGAGCTGTTCCAGGAGCAGGGCTCGCAGGCGCCGCAATTCGCCGCCTTCGTCTCCTCGATCATCGAGTCCGGCGTCAAGCCGGAGCAGATGGGCGCCATTCGCGGACGTCTGAAGGAGATCGGGCTCGAGCCCTATGACTGCCTGTCGCCGCCGCTGATGGACGCGATCGCAACCCATGTGGCAAAGTCCAAGGCCGCCTGA
- a CDS encoding S-(hydroxymethyl)glutathione dehydrogenase/class III alcohol dehydrogenase, whose amino-acid sequence MKTRAAVAFEAKKPLEIVEVDLEGPKAGEVLVEIKATGICHTDAYTLDGFDSEGIFPSILGHEGAGIIREIGAGVTSVKPGDHVIPLYTPECRQCKSCLSGKTNLCTAIRATQGKGVMPDGTSRFSYKGKPIYHYMGCSTFSNFTVLPEIAVAKIRQDAPFDKSCYIGCGVTTGVGAVVNTAKVTPGSNVVVFGLGGIGLNVIQGAKMAGADKIIGVDINDSKEDWGRRFGMTDFVNPKKVTGDVVAHLVTLTDGGADYTFDCTGNTTVMRQALECCHRGWGTSIIIGVAEAGKEIATRPFQLVTGRNWRGTAFGGARGRTDVPKIVDWYMNGKIQIDPMITHVLKLEEINKGFDLMHEGKSIRSVVVY is encoded by the coding sequence ATGAAGACACGTGCCGCCGTCGCTTTCGAAGCGAAGAAACCACTTGAGATCGTCGAGGTCGACCTCGAAGGGCCGAAGGCCGGCGAAGTCCTGGTCGAGATCAAGGCGACGGGTATCTGCCACACCGACGCCTACACGCTCGACGGCTTCGACAGTGAAGGAATCTTCCCGTCGATCCTGGGTCATGAAGGCGCCGGCATCATCCGCGAGATCGGCGCGGGCGTGACCTCGGTGAAGCCGGGCGATCACGTCATCCCGCTCTACACGCCGGAATGCCGGCAGTGCAAAAGCTGCCTGAGCGGAAAGACCAATCTCTGCACCGCGATCCGCGCGACGCAGGGCAAGGGCGTGATGCCCGACGGCACCAGCCGCTTCTCCTACAAGGGCAAGCCGATCTACCACTATATGGGCTGCTCGACCTTCTCGAACTTCACGGTGCTGCCGGAGATCGCAGTCGCCAAGATCCGGCAGGACGCCCCCTTCGACAAGAGCTGCTACATCGGCTGCGGCGTGACCACCGGCGTCGGCGCCGTCGTCAACACCGCCAAGGTCACGCCCGGCTCCAACGTCGTCGTGTTCGGCCTCGGCGGCATCGGCCTCAACGTCATCCAGGGCGCCAAGATGGCCGGCGCAGACAAGATCATCGGCGTCGACATCAACGACTCCAAGGAAGACTGGGGCCGCAGGTTCGGCATGACCGACTTCGTGAATCCCAAGAAGGTCACCGGCGACGTCGTGGCCCATCTGGTGACGCTGACCGACGGCGGCGCCGACTACACCTTCGACTGCACCGGCAACACCACCGTGATGCGCCAGGCGCTGGAGTGCTGCCACCGCGGCTGGGGCACCTCGATCATCATCGGCGTTGCCGAAGCCGGCAAGGAGATCGCCACCCGTCCGTTCCAGCTCGTCACCGGCCGGAACTGGCGAGGCACCGCCTTCGGCGGCGCGCGCGGCCGCACCGACGTGCCAAAGATCGTCGACTGGTACATGAACGGAAAGATCCAGATCGATCCGATGATCACCCACGTGCTGAAGCTCGAAGAGATCAACAAAGGTTTTGACCTCATGCACGAGGGCAAATCCATCCGTTCCGTCGTCGTCTACTAA
- a CDS encoding c-type cytochrome, methanol metabolism-related: MRKICIAIVAIVVAASGGLARADGPGDPTAVQKEEDGKWLDKDGNPTYKISADGTVDWFTYSGYRRYHSDCHVCHGPDGMGSTYAPALKDSVKTMSYGDFIGVIASGRKNISTAAENVMPAFGDNPNVACYMDDLYVYLRARSTEAWGRQRPGKKEEKPEAYTKAEDSCMGKK; this comes from the coding sequence TTGCGTAAAATCTGCATTGCCATCGTCGCCATCGTCGTCGCTGCGTCCGGAGGACTTGCACGTGCGGACGGCCCCGGCGACCCGACTGCCGTCCAGAAGGAAGAGGACGGCAAGTGGCTCGATAAGGACGGAAACCCGACCTACAAGATTTCGGCCGACGGCACCGTGGACTGGTTCACCTATTCCGGATACCGCCGCTATCACTCCGACTGTCACGTCTGCCATGGTCCGGACGGCATGGGATCCACCTACGCACCGGCGCTGAAGGATTCGGTCAAGACCATGAGCTATGGCGACTTCATCGGCGTGATCGCCTCCGGCCGCAAAAACATCTCGACCGCGGCGGAGAACGTGATGCCGGCCTTCGGCGATAACCCGAACGTCGCCTGCTACATGGACGATCTGTACGTCTATCTGCGCGCCCGCTCTACGGAGGCCTGGGGCCGGCAGCGTCCTGGCAAGAAAGAGGAGAAACCGGAGGCCTACACCAAGGCGGAAGACTCCTGCATGGGCAAGAAATGA